From a region of the Paenibacillus segetis genome:
- a CDS encoding GNAT family N-acetyltransferase: MINKCFVPFPILETDRLLLRLVEKTDVEQLYEVLSDAEVAKFDYFHPLTSLDQALEFIARFKNELEENEEITWGIILKETNRLIGTCCLGSFDDGARRVEIGYDIAQAEWGKGYATEALGAVINYGFNTMNLNRIEATITPGNDASVKVLKKLNFEHEGIVRERDLIKGKLEDGIMMSILQRDYVLLHK, from the coding sequence ATGATAAACAAGTGTTTTGTTCCATTTCCTATTTTAGAAACTGATAGATTGCTTCTTAGGTTAGTTGAGAAAACAGATGTGGAGCAATTATATGAAGTGCTAAGTGATGCTGAAGTAGCTAAATTCGATTATTTTCACCCTTTAACCTCCCTAGATCAAGCGCTCGAATTCATTGCTAGGTTTAAGAACGAATTAGAAGAAAATGAAGAGATCACGTGGGGAATTATATTAAAAGAAACCAACAGATTAATCGGAACATGTTGCTTAGGAAGTTTTGATGATGGGGCTAGACGAGTGGAAATTGGTTATGATATCGCTCAAGCTGAATGGGGTAAAGGCTATGCAACAGAAGCTTTGGGAGCAGTTATTAACTATGGATTTAATACTATGAATCTAAACAGGATTGAAGCTACGATTACACCTGGTAATGATGCATCTGTCAAAGTACTGAAGAAGCTTAATTTTGAACACGAGGGAATCGTTAGGGAGCGGGATTTAATCAAAGGAAAACTTGAGGACGGAATAATGATGTCTATTCTGCAGAGGGATTATGTATTGTTACATAAATAA
- a CDS encoding M23 family metallopeptidase, with protein sequence MKNDKKPRRYKIINISLIALIVITWIVVYGITGLPGAYAWFALKLVFPFLGLAGILLNLTLLIILFFNKKKINNTLIGLLVCTILTLHLVLTMNIAQLPYPSRIQQVQPSVTVNWPLAEQTVVGWGGDSIHSNLPHAIWPSERWAYDLVMEPYNTGSTNLEDYGIWSKEVLSPTSGTIIAAYDNEPDIVPGTEDIHSMEGNHVYLQLEETGTYLLLNHLKQDSVTVKVGDHVNTGDVLGRVGNSGSTSEPHLHIHHQRQNPIKALHPILAEGLPLYFKSTDTDPMPVKGTVVNITAPPD encoded by the coding sequence ATGAAAAACGATAAAAAACCTAGGAGATACAAAATTATTAATATTTCGCTTATCGCCCTCATTGTTATAACATGGATCGTTGTCTATGGGATTACTGGCTTACCAGGGGCATATGCCTGGTTTGCGCTTAAATTAGTATTTCCCTTTTTGGGATTGGCAGGTATTCTATTGAATCTGACTCTACTCATCATTCTTTTTTTCAACAAGAAGAAGATCAATAACACACTTATAGGTTTGCTTGTATGTACGATCTTAACACTGCACCTTGTATTGACGATGAATATCGCCCAACTTCCGTATCCGTCCCGTATTCAACAAGTGCAACCTTCAGTCACTGTGAATTGGCCGTTAGCTGAACAAACCGTGGTTGGCTGGGGTGGTGATTCTATTCATTCCAACTTGCCTCACGCGATATGGCCGTCTGAACGCTGGGCATACGATTTAGTCATGGAACCTTATAATACAGGGAGTACCAACTTAGAAGATTATGGCATCTGGAGTAAAGAAGTTCTTTCACCCACTTCAGGAACCATAATAGCTGCTTACGACAACGAACCCGATATAGTACCAGGAACCGAAGATATACATTCTATGGAAGGAAACCACGTATATCTCCAACTTGAGGAGACCGGAACCTACTTATTACTCAACCATCTTAAACAGGATAGTGTTACAGTAAAGGTTGGAGATCATGTAAATACAGGAGATGTACTTGGTCGGGTCGGAAATAGTGGTTCAACTTCGGAACCCCATTTGCACATTCATCATCAACGCCAAAATCCCATTAAGGCTCTCCATCCGATTTTAGCGGAAGGGCTTCCTCTTTACTTTAAAAGTACAGATACGGATCCTATGCCAGTAAAGGGGACTGTGGTGAATATTACAGCTCCACCTGACTAA
- a CDS encoding GNAT family N-acetyltransferase: MSMRDISIVPYHKEDYDSICRLLVESFQGKFHSLVTLDDEDMIELLSKTWLNGYEGASENQMVVKENGEMIGTIFLKWRDQDPTPRTTTTNLSYTTLYKQFGFFNVCKFLLGMGMLQYQPKQKECYIEHIAIHSKYRNQGIGKLVLAWAKDFYQHSKFEQLTLFVSAKNPAAIHLYEHAGFRIEATKYNAVRHFFFQEPYWHYMTWRDETSEKTY; the protein is encoded by the coding sequence ATGAGTATGCGAGATATTAGTATTGTTCCGTATCACAAGGAAGACTACGATAGTATTTGCCGCCTTTTAGTGGAGTCATTTCAAGGGAAGTTTCATTCGCTGGTCACATTAGATGATGAGGATATGATCGAATTACTGAGCAAAACTTGGTTAAATGGATATGAAGGTGCATCAGAGAATCAAATGGTAGTTAAAGAAAATGGGGAGATGATCGGCACGATATTTTTGAAATGGAGAGATCAAGATCCAACCCCGAGGACAACGACGACAAATTTAAGTTATACGACTCTATATAAACAATTTGGGTTCTTTAATGTATGTAAATTCCTACTTGGGATGGGAATGCTACAGTACCAACCTAAGCAGAAGGAATGTTATATTGAGCACATTGCCATTCATTCTAAATATCGCAATCAGGGGATCGGTAAACTGGTTCTTGCTTGGGCTAAGGATTTCTATCAGCATTCCAAGTTTGAGCAATTAACTTTATTTGTGTCCGCTAAGAATCCCGCTGCGATTCATTTGTATGAACACGCTGGATTCCGTATTGAAGCAACAAAATACAATGCAGTAAGACATTTTTTCTTTCAAGAGCCTTATTGGCATTACATGACCTGGAGGGACGAGACGAGTGAAAAAACGTACTAA
- a CDS encoding MerR family transcriptional regulator, with protein sequence MNEYITISELSKLMSVSVHQIRYFEEMGVLYPAYTDTNQYRMYGIPEIYQLSHVLLLRKLNIPVGQIKESVMSYSTEDYRGLLKSSLIDIESEIDRLIHLKQFIQRTLFEHNETQHDPFGDYEFKYLNTRFMNQWIKFGLEEPINARNLYDNRGHLTNLFESDLHYLYREENVTLCFEANELTSVCLEEGKYLTKRFLVTEEDDILREIDKLREVQKECQYTFIGETILIERSYLSMFSNHDLLYEIQVKVGVE encoded by the coding sequence ATGAACGAGTACATCACAATTAGTGAGCTTTCTAAGCTAATGAGCGTTTCGGTTCATCAAATTCGATATTTTGAAGAAATGGGAGTTCTTTATCCTGCGTATACGGATACAAATCAATACCGTATGTATGGCATTCCTGAAATCTATCAACTGTCTCATGTGTTGCTGCTCCGCAAACTTAATATTCCGGTTGGGCAAATTAAAGAGTCTGTCATGTCTTATTCTACCGAAGATTATCGTGGGCTTTTAAAATCTTCTTTGATAGATATTGAATCTGAAATTGATCGACTAATTCATCTGAAACAATTTATACAGAGAACTCTATTTGAGCATAATGAAACGCAACATGATCCCTTTGGAGATTATGAATTTAAATATCTTAATACTCGATTCATGAACCAATGGATTAAATTCGGCCTTGAAGAACCAATTAACGCGAGAAATCTGTATGACAATCGGGGACACTTAACGAATCTGTTCGAATCTGACCTACATTATTTATATAGGGAAGAAAATGTTACCTTGTGTTTTGAAGCAAATGAATTAACAAGTGTATGTTTGGAAGAGGGGAAATACCTCACGAAGAGGTTCCTTGTAACCGAAGAAGACGATATTTTACGAGAAATCGACAAGCTTAGGGAGGTGCAAAAGGAATGTCAATATACATTCATTGGTGAAACTATCTTAATTGAACGATCTTATCTGTCCATGTTTAGCAACCATGACCTTCTCTATGAAATCCAAGTAAAGGTAGGTGTGGAATGA
- a CDS encoding FtsX-like permease family protein, which translates to MTFSSIVRKNLFYNIKKYVSLYFVNTLIVAILFMFGSLLYNSDIMRQVGETTLYEIVSLALIGVVLFSIVFITYSNVSFLKYRGKEFGMYMTFGMTTKNIIKMLFLENVVIVAISLVSGLILGGVFGNLFYMGLNQILHENPIGFELNGQSLLLSSGIFLVIFGCNFIFNMLYIRKISISEVFQASSKKGIGKSSIVLGIVASILFTVSAILLPKILLGGLFNGNSNVVGILVTLTFVCPYVIIGTLIVVIKAVLKRFKRTYNNNLIVMSNLSHRFISYKTTLYLVTLLIAGALFFIGMTYSMYATSKDENDRETPFDVMFVETNHFNQLDDHEVENLLIGKGITLNQNSTLEFVEIPEFRDYKGNWVLWDTVSMIISKSHFNGYMGTKVDLSPNQALFVRTYEEKQKFEMPDTILPVMSSDQIEDKLWNHMSKEELLQALDGYPITEYKSENISEANEPFINYVRTAGKYFGQALVVDDTVYEQIKSGVSEEQVKKVHLLKGNFNEEGFHTLVNALQERNGLDSSYWNNYTQSAVDSVDVERGELEDLKPVYKVELLEGKLESKGTIFFIMLFLGALFVIASGVVLFHKVLSDIDEQKESMLSLKRIGVTSVELKKIVSKELAIVFFLPTVLGLGLGLYYFYTVFSNQTIILQLLGQAGLVALLFLVLQIAFYFSSRRKYFSELGKYL; encoded by the coding sequence ATGACCTTCTCTTCCATTGTTCGTAAGAACCTCTTTTATAATATAAAAAAATATGTATCTCTTTATTTTGTAAATACGCTTATTGTTGCGATTTTGTTCATGTTTGGTAGCTTGCTATATAATTCGGATATCATGCGGCAGGTCGGAGAGACTACGCTTTATGAAATCGTGTCTTTGGCTCTGATTGGGGTCGTGTTATTCTCCATTGTGTTCATTACATACAGTAATGTTTCTTTTTTGAAATACAGAGGTAAAGAGTTTGGGATGTACATGACCTTTGGTATGACGACAAAAAATATTATTAAGATGTTGTTTCTCGAAAATGTGGTCATCGTCGCGATCTCATTGGTAAGTGGGCTTATCTTAGGGGGCGTATTCGGGAATTTGTTCTATATGGGATTAAATCAAATATTGCATGAAAATCCAATTGGTTTCGAATTAAATGGGCAGAGCCTGTTGTTAAGTAGTGGGATATTCTTGGTTATCTTTGGGTGTAACTTTATATTTAATATGCTCTATATTCGGAAAATATCGATCTCTGAAGTATTTCAAGCTTCAAGTAAAAAAGGGATTGGTAAAAGTAGCATTGTATTAGGTATCGTTGCAAGTATCCTTTTCACAGTATCCGCAATTCTCCTGCCGAAGATTTTACTTGGAGGCTTGTTCAATGGGAACTCGAACGTAGTCGGAATACTTGTCACTCTGACCTTTGTGTGCCCTTATGTCATCATTGGGACATTGATTGTGGTCATCAAGGCGGTGCTGAAACGGTTCAAGCGAACGTACAACAACAATCTCATTGTCATGTCCAATCTATCTCATCGATTCATTTCATATAAAACGACCCTTTATCTCGTTACCTTGCTAATTGCAGGTGCGCTTTTTTTTATCGGTATGACTTACTCCATGTACGCGACAAGTAAAGATGAGAATGATCGGGAAACCCCTTTTGACGTGATGTTTGTGGAAACGAACCATTTCAACCAACTGGATGACCATGAGGTGGAGAACCTGTTGATTGGAAAGGGTATAACCTTAAATCAGAACAGCACCTTGGAATTTGTGGAAATTCCTGAGTTTCGGGACTATAAAGGGAATTGGGTACTCTGGGATACGGTTTCGATGATTATCAGCAAGAGTCATTTCAACGGGTATATGGGGACTAAGGTGGATCTTTCACCAAACCAAGCATTATTCGTAAGGACATATGAGGAAAAACAAAAATTCGAAATGCCGGATACGATCCTGCCCGTCATGAGTTCGGATCAGATCGAGGATAAGCTTTGGAATCACATGAGTAAAGAAGAATTGTTACAGGCTTTAGATGGATATCCTATCACGGAGTATAAGTCCGAGAATATTTCGGAAGCTAACGAACCATTTATCAACTACGTGAGGACAGCGGGTAAGTATTTTGGACAAGCCCTTGTCGTAGATGACACGGTGTATGAACAGATCAAGAGCGGTGTAAGTGAAGAACAAGTGAAAAAGGTACATTTGCTGAAAGGGAATTTCAATGAAGAAGGCTTTCATACTTTGGTAAATGCCTTGCAGGAGCGGAACGGATTGGATTCCTCTTATTGGAACAATTACACACAAAGTGCTGTGGATTCGGTAGACGTGGAAAGAGGAGAGTTAGAAGATTTAAAGCCTGTCTACAAGGTTGAACTGCTGGAAGGCAAGCTGGAATCCAAAGGAACGATATTCTTTATCATGCTCTTCCTTGGGGCTTTGTTCGTGATTGCTTCTGGTGTGGTATTGTTTCACAAAGTATTATCCGATATTGATGAACAGAAGGAGAGTATGCTCTCGCTGAAGAGAATCGGAGTTACTTCGGTAGAATTAAAGAAGATCGTATCCAAAGAGCTAGCCATTGTATTCTTCCTGCCAACTGTCTTAGGTCTAGGACTGGGACTCTATTATTTTTATACCGTGTTCAGTAATCAGACGATCATTCTGCAACTACTTGGACAAGCCGGTTTGGTGGCGTTACTCTTTTTGGTGCTTCAAATCGCATTTTACTTTAGTAGCCGTAGAAAGTATTTTTCTGAGTTGGGGAAGTACTTATAA